A section of the Sandaracinaceae bacterium genome encodes:
- a CDS encoding ABC transporter ATP-binding protein — MALFELTGVEKRYGELRALKDIDLSVEPGRIGLLGPNGAGKSTLLKTLLGLVQHDHGTVKVFDKDVTRDPFGVRALVGYMPEGDSVLPELTALQFTTLAAELCGLPRAEAIARSHQVLHYVGLGEARYRRLGSFSTGMRQRARLAQALVGDPKLLLLDEPTSGLDPRGREEMLALILDIPARTGASVLLSTHILPDVEKTCDQVLVIAGGEVLYSGDIEPLVRPDQNVYEVRAKGSLKKLKKTLELGSCIVERSGSTLEVKVPKEQDATYVLKLALDGGHQLRHLAPLVQTLERAFLKTLADAGH, encoded by the coding sequence GTGGCGCTGTTCGAGCTGACGGGAGTCGAGAAGCGGTACGGCGAGCTCCGTGCGCTGAAGGACATCGACCTGAGCGTGGAGCCGGGTCGCATCGGCCTGCTCGGGCCCAACGGCGCGGGCAAGAGCACGCTCCTCAAGACCCTGCTCGGCCTGGTCCAGCACGACCACGGCACGGTGAAGGTCTTCGACAAGGACGTCACGCGCGACCCCTTCGGCGTGCGCGCGCTGGTCGGCTACATGCCCGAGGGCGACTCGGTCCTGCCCGAGCTGACCGCGCTCCAGTTCACCACCCTCGCGGCCGAGCTCTGCGGCCTCCCGAGGGCGGAGGCGATCGCGCGCTCGCACCAGGTGCTGCACTACGTCGGGCTCGGCGAGGCGCGCTACCGCCGCCTCGGCTCCTTCTCCACCGGCATGCGGCAGCGCGCACGCCTCGCGCAGGCGCTCGTCGGCGACCCCAAGCTGCTGCTGCTCGACGAGCCCACGAGCGGCCTCGACCCGCGCGGCCGCGAGGAGATGCTCGCGCTCATCCTCGACATCCCGGCCCGCACCGGCGCCAGCGTGCTCCTGTCGACGCACATCCTCCCGGACGTCGAGAAGACGTGCGACCAGGTCCTGGTCATCGCGGGCGGCGAGGTCCTCTACTCGGGCGACATCGAGCCCCTCGTCCGCCCCGACCAGAACGTCTACGAGGTCCGCGCGAAGGGCAGCCTCAAGAAGCTGAAGAAGACCCTCGAGCTCGGCTCGTGCATCGTCGAGCGTTCGGGCTCCACCCTCGAGGTGAAGGTCCCGAAGGAGCAGGACGCGACGTACGTGCTGAAGCTCGCGCTCGACGGCGGCCACCAGCTGCGCCACCTCGCGCCGCTGGTCCAGACGCTCGAGCGCGCCTTCCTCAAGACGCTGGCGGACGCGGGGCACTGA
- a CDS encoding diguanylate cyclase: MQSDSPKAAKIVVADDDRVTREYVAGLLRGNGFEVLAVDSGQRALEECRKPGVKLALLDVVMEGGLSGIDACRTLKANPQRHGGFLPVMLLTARTDTDSRVEGLRIGADDYICKPFDERELLARVSNMVRIKQMHDDVNEARDRLEKLAIRDELTGLYNYRYLQSRLNEEFKRAERYREPLSCAMLDIDHFKSFNDRFGHDVGDRVLQLVAHRLTEAVREVDVVARYGGEEFLLVLPSTHLAGALTVADRVWRSIGSRPFETVEGRTEPIHVSLGVALYPSRGVTSRDGLVKAADRALYRAKEAGRNRICVFQDPAYIYTPD; this comes from the coding sequence ATGCAGTCCGACTCACCCAAGGCCGCGAAGATCGTCGTCGCGGACGACGACCGCGTGACCCGTGAGTACGTGGCGGGCTTGCTGCGCGGCAACGGCTTCGAGGTCCTCGCGGTCGACAGCGGCCAGCGCGCCCTCGAGGAGTGCCGCAAGCCCGGCGTGAAGCTCGCGCTCCTGGACGTGGTCATGGAGGGCGGGCTGAGCGGCATCGACGCGTGTCGCACGCTGAAAGCCAACCCTCAGCGCCACGGCGGCTTCCTGCCCGTGATGCTCCTGACCGCGCGCACCGACACCGACAGCCGCGTCGAGGGGCTGCGCATCGGCGCCGACGACTACATCTGCAAGCCCTTCGACGAGCGCGAGCTGCTCGCCCGCGTCTCCAACATGGTCCGCATCAAGCAGATGCACGACGACGTGAACGAGGCGCGCGATCGCCTCGAGAAGCTCGCCATCCGCGACGAGCTGACGGGCCTCTACAACTACCGGTACCTCCAGTCGCGGCTCAACGAGGAGTTCAAGCGCGCCGAGCGTTATCGCGAGCCGCTCAGCTGCGCGATGCTGGACATCGACCACTTCAAGAGCTTCAACGATCGCTTCGGGCACGACGTGGGCGACCGCGTGCTGCAGCTCGTCGCGCACCGGCTCACCGAAGCGGTCCGCGAGGTCGACGTCGTGGCGCGCTACGGCGGCGAGGAGTTCCTGCTCGTGCTGCCGAGCACCCACCTCGCGGGCGCGCTCACCGTGGCCGACCGCGTGTGGCGCTCGATCGGCTCGCGGCCCTTCGAGACCGTCGAGGGCCGGACCGAGCCCATTCACGTCTCGCTCGGCGTCGCGCTCTACCCGAGCCGCGGGGTCACGAGCCGAGACGGCCTCGTGAAGGCGGCCGATCGCGCGCTCTATCGCGCGAAAGAGGCGGGCCGGAACCGCATCTGCGTCTTCCAGGACCCGGCCTACATCTACACGCCCGACTGA